Proteins encoded by one window of Xanthomonas sp. DAR 80977:
- a CDS encoding DUF4153 domain-containing protein: protein METAPDLPRRTRAFIVLVALLQGALMYLAQRGAETGLWPFAALGGRVCWYTLVLTVPTLTLLSVRRLNDLRLWQHVIALAMLVAALSAWAAWSATGAPGLRSAEVLAPFGMAVALGMFVLLPWLQCRLQHGQWQAPYRELFEHAWQNALTLALAGLFVGICWLVLWLWGALFALVKLDFFRELFRQTAFAYLATGTMFGLGLLIGRTQQRAVQVMRQILFAICTGLLPLLAFVAVLFALSLPFTGLQPLWETRAAAKILIVLVATLVVFVNAVYQDGAATAPYPQWLRRLIDAGLLSLPLYALLALYALWLRIGQYGWSAERFNGVLVAVVACGYAFGYAWAVLRPDGRWLRPLAPVNRAMSWVVIALALATCSPLLDPYRIVVGNQLQRLADSRSTAEQMDLYYLRFDSGRRGYRAVQSLRETPAFAGDAAQLERLQRVLQRTQRWGGGEDDGEKRDQERIADAAGLRQHIPLAAGSADPGDGWWQALLAGTLHDGGCRQRDGHCVLLLRDLDSDGSDEALLCNDADNYGMECRIHARRQDRWQDAARVHFSPSAPDRADAPFDALRAGKLELAPRRWPDLRLPDAQRAEISPEDHDQDD from the coding sequence ATGGAAACCGCCCCCGACCTGCCGCGCCGCACCCGCGCCTTCATCGTCCTGGTGGCGCTGCTGCAGGGCGCGCTGATGTACCTGGCCCAGCGTGGCGCCGAGACCGGCCTGTGGCCGTTCGCGGCGCTGGGCGGCCGGGTGTGCTGGTACACCCTGGTGCTGACCGTGCCGACGCTGACCCTGCTGTCGGTGCGGCGCCTGAACGATCTGCGCCTGTGGCAGCACGTGATCGCGCTGGCGATGCTGGTGGCGGCGCTGTCGGCCTGGGCGGCGTGGAGCGCCACCGGCGCGCCCGGGTTGCGCAGCGCGGAGGTGCTGGCCCCGTTCGGCATGGCCGTCGCGCTGGGCATGTTCGTGCTGCTGCCGTGGCTGCAGTGCCGGCTGCAGCACGGGCAGTGGCAGGCGCCGTATCGCGAGCTGTTCGAGCATGCCTGGCAGAACGCGCTGACCCTGGCGCTGGCCGGGCTGTTCGTCGGCATCTGCTGGCTGGTGCTGTGGCTGTGGGGCGCGCTGTTCGCGCTGGTGAAGCTGGATTTCTTCCGCGAGCTGTTCCGCCAGACCGCCTTCGCCTACCTCGCCACCGGCACCATGTTCGGCCTGGGCCTGCTGATCGGCCGCACCCAGCAGCGCGCGGTGCAGGTGATGCGGCAGATCCTGTTCGCGATCTGCACCGGGCTGCTGCCGCTGCTGGCGTTCGTGGCGGTGCTGTTCGCGCTGAGCCTGCCGTTCACCGGGCTGCAGCCGCTGTGGGAGACCCGCGCCGCGGCCAAGATCCTGATCGTGCTGGTGGCGACGCTGGTGGTGTTCGTCAATGCCGTGTACCAGGACGGCGCCGCCACCGCGCCCTATCCGCAATGGCTGCGGCGGCTGATCGACGCCGGCCTGCTGAGCCTGCCGCTGTACGCGCTGCTGGCGCTGTACGCGCTGTGGCTGCGCATCGGCCAGTACGGCTGGAGCGCGGAGCGCTTCAACGGCGTGCTGGTGGCGGTAGTCGCCTGCGGCTACGCGTTCGGCTACGCGTGGGCGGTGCTGCGCCCGGACGGGCGCTGGCTGCGGCCGCTGGCGCCGGTCAACCGCGCCATGTCCTGGGTGGTGATCGCGCTGGCGCTGGCGACCTGTTCGCCGCTGCTGGACCCGTACCGCATCGTCGTCGGCAACCAGTTGCAGCGCCTGGCCGACAGCCGCAGCACGGCCGAGCAGATGGACCTGTACTACCTGCGCTTCGACAGCGGCCGCCGCGGTTACCGGGCCGTGCAATCGCTGCGCGAGACGCCGGCCTTCGCCGGCGACGCGGCGCAACTGGAACGGCTGCAGCGCGTCCTGCAACGCACGCAGCGCTGGGGCGGCGGCGAGGACGACGGCGAGAAGCGCGACCAGGAGCGCATCGCCGACGCGGCCGGGTTGCGCCAGCACATCCCGCTCGCCGCCGGCAGCGCCGATCCCGGCGACGGCTGGTGGCAGGCGCTGCTGGCCGGCACCCTGCACGATGGCGGCTGCCGCCAGCGCGACGGCCACTGCGTGCTGCTGCTGCGCGACCTGGACAGCGACGGCAGCGACGAGGCGCTGCTGTGCAACGACGCCGACAATTACGGCATGGAGTGCCGCATCCATGCGCGCCGCCAGGACCGCTGGCAGGATGCGGCGCGGGTGCACTTCTCGCCCAGCGCCCCCGATCGCGCCGATGCGCCGTTCGACGCGCTGCGCGCCGGCAAGCTGGAACTGGCGCCGCGACGCTGGCCGGACCTGCGCTTGCCGGATGCGCAGCGTGCCGAGATCTCCCCCGAAGACCACGACCAGGACGACTGA
- a CDS encoding pectate lyase family protein yields the protein MNTQPLTRTLALVLLLCAPPAIAGPVGYGAATTGGGNATPINVATMEAMQAAIDGYSGSGGLVLNYTGQFNFASIGNVCTQWQLPAKTVQIKNKSNITIKGANGSSANFGLWVVGNAHNIIIRNMTIGLLPGGEDADSISLEGNSTGEPSNIWIDHNTLFASLTKCSGAGDASFDGGIDMKKGAHHVTVSYNYVHDYQKVALNGYSDNDTKNAAARTTYHHNRFENVESRLPLQRRGLSHIYNNYFNNVLTSGINVRMGGIALIEANYFENVKNPVTSRDSSEIGYWDLVNNYVGSGITWSVPDSTSKPYANATTWISSKTFPQPLGYVYTAIPAAQVKAKVIATAGAGTNLAE from the coding sequence ATGAACACCCAACCGCTCACGCGCACGCTCGCGCTGGTCCTGCTTCTCTGCGCGCCGCCGGCCATCGCCGGCCCGGTCGGCTATGGCGCCGCCACCACCGGCGGCGGCAACGCGACCCCGATCAACGTCGCCACGATGGAGGCGATGCAGGCCGCGATCGACGGCTATTCCGGCAGCGGCGGCCTGGTGTTGAACTACACCGGCCAGTTCAACTTCGCCAGCATCGGCAATGTCTGCACGCAGTGGCAGCTGCCGGCCAAGACCGTGCAGATCAAGAACAAGAGCAACATCACCATCAAGGGCGCCAACGGCTCGTCGGCGAACTTCGGCCTGTGGGTGGTGGGCAATGCGCACAACATCATCATCCGCAACATGACCATCGGCCTGCTGCCCGGCGGCGAGGACGCCGACTCGATCTCGCTGGAAGGCAACTCCACCGGCGAGCCGTCCAACATCTGGATCGACCACAACACCCTGTTCGCGTCGCTGACCAAGTGTTCCGGCGCCGGCGATGCCTCCTTCGACGGCGGCATCGACATGAAGAAGGGCGCCCACCACGTCACCGTGTCCTACAACTACGTGCACGACTACCAGAAGGTCGCGCTCAACGGCTACAGCGACAACGACACCAAGAACGCCGCCGCGCGCACCACCTACCACCACAACCGCTTCGAGAACGTGGAATCGCGGCTGCCGCTGCAACGCCGCGGCCTGAGCCACATCTACAACAACTACTTCAACAACGTGCTCACCTCCGGCATCAACGTGCGCATGGGCGGGATCGCGCTGATCGAGGCCAACTACTTCGAGAACGTAAAGAACCCGGTCACCTCGCGCGACAGCAGCGAAATCGGCTACTGGGACCTGGTCAACAACTACGTCGGCAGCGGCATCACCTGGAGCGTGCCGGACAGCACGAGCAAGCCCTACGCCAACGCCACCACCTGGATCTCGTCGAAGACGTTCCCGCAGCCGCTGGGCTACGTGTACACCGCGATCCCGGCGGCGCAGGTCAAGGCCAAGGTCATCGCCACCGCCGGCGCGGGCACCAACCTGGCCGAGTAG
- a CDS encoding FAD-dependent monooxygenase, whose translation MAARTLASGRAASDRHAVAIVGGGAAGCATALALAAHGVEDAVVIDLGRAPGWRLGEAMPPTSAAVLQRLGVWDAFLAQAPLPSAGSCASWGKPELGYNDFIVAGQGKGWHVDRGAFDAMLAAAVPARGGTSLRGLRLCGIGRCADGGYLLELRGEDGRRRQLAAGFLVDASGIAAAAVRRLGVARNEVDCLGFVAAVVALQRPEAIPSQALLEACHDGWWYAAKLPGKRMVVALAVEPARQRHYRDAALWSAAAGATRHVARWLQQGAAVLPESGGLLAALAPAAILSRVVGEGWLAVGDAASAYDPLAAQGIVKALQDGEAAGQALAQHLHGAGPAALASYQDRVFARFTEHLRVRRSLYGRERRWPQSPFWQARLSR comes from the coding sequence ATGGCGGCGCGCACGTTGGCAAGCGGCCGCGCGGCGAGCGACCGCCACGCGGTGGCGATCGTCGGCGGCGGCGCCGCCGGCTGCGCCACTGCGCTGGCGCTGGCCGCGCACGGGGTCGAGGATGCGGTGGTCATCGACCTCGGCCGCGCGCCCGGTTGGCGGCTGGGCGAGGCCATGCCGCCGACCAGCGCGGCGGTGCTGCAGCGGCTCGGCGTGTGGGACGCGTTCCTGGCGCAGGCGCCCTTGCCCTCGGCCGGCAGTTGCGCGAGCTGGGGCAAGCCCGAGCTGGGCTACAACGATTTCATCGTCGCCGGCCAGGGCAAGGGCTGGCACGTGGACCGCGGCGCCTTCGACGCGATGCTGGCCGCGGCGGTACCGGCGCGCGGCGGCACGTCGCTGCGCGGCCTGCGCCTGTGCGGCATCGGCCGCTGCGCGGACGGCGGCTATCTGCTGGAACTGCGCGGCGAGGACGGCCGCCGTCGCCAGCTGGCGGCCGGATTCCTGGTCGATGCCAGCGGCATCGCCGCGGCCGCGGTGCGACGGCTGGGCGTGGCCCGCAACGAGGTCGATTGCCTGGGCTTCGTCGCGGCCGTGGTCGCACTGCAGCGCCCCGAGGCGATCCCGTCGCAGGCCTTGCTGGAGGCCTGCCACGACGGCTGGTGGTACGCGGCCAAGCTGCCGGGCAAGCGCATGGTGGTGGCGTTGGCGGTGGAGCCTGCGCGGCAACGCCACTACCGCGATGCCGCGCTGTGGTCGGCCGCGGCCGGCGCCACCCGGCATGTCGCGCGCTGGCTGCAGCAGGGCGCTGCCGTGCTGCCGGAGAGCGGCGGCCTGCTGGCGGCGTTGGCGCCGGCGGCGATCCTGAGCCGCGTGGTCGGCGAGGGCTGGCTGGCGGTGGGCGACGCGGCCAGCGCCTACGATCCGCTCGCCGCGCAGGGCATCGTCAAGGCCCTGCAGGACGGCGAGGCCGCGGGGCAGGCGCTGGCGCAGCACCTGCACGGCGCGGGGCCGGCGGCATTGGCGAGCTACCAGGATCGCGTGTTCGCGCGCTTCACCGAGCACCTGCGCGTGCGCCGCTCGCTGTATGGGCGCGAGCGGCGCTGGCCGCAGTCGCCGTTCTGGCAGGCGCGCCTGTCGCGGTGA
- a CDS encoding M1 family metallopeptidase, whose amino-acid sequence MIHPLRRAGFAAACVSLVGVAQAAAAAPAAAAPASGYDPLALFAPLQLPQPATAYRSGGGVPGPLYWQNRADYDLHASIDPATHTLSGQETITYSNRSPDTLDVLWLQLDQNIYRADARARGVRPARAERPPSPSSDGYRIAKVEVEQGGKRVPVTFLVDDTRMRVDLPQPLAGGGKALKLHIDYAYTVPGTWGGRTAITPTGDGDIYEIAQWYPRMAVYDDQRGWDTQPYLGAEFYLEYGDFDYAVTVPWNYLVAGSGELVNPAQVLTATQRQRLAQAAASDRTVAIRSAAEIGDAASRPTASGTQTWRFHMAHSRDVAFAASPAFVWDAARINLPEGKHALAMSVYPREGVGADKWDRSTEFVKASIEHFSQWYPYPWPAAVNLGGHGAGMEYPGIVFDDMHDGGKDLFWITAHELGHGWFPMIVGSNERRYAFMDEGFNTFIDVYASDAVNHGEFAPKRDSEYAPKGGNPVDEILPLLADAQAPNLLDRADATSETYRHPLTYFKGALGLVLLREQILGPARFDPAFRKYIATWAYRHPTPSDFFRLMESESGEDLSWWWRGWYLNNWQLDMGVRAASYVEHDPAKGLLVTLQSRQKLVMPATLRIDFADGSHLDQRVPVETWIQQTQPQIRVPSTRKVLHVTLDPEHKLPDADRGDNQFDAVS is encoded by the coding sequence ATGATCCATCCCTTGCGCCGCGCCGGTTTCGCCGCGGCTTGCGTTTCCCTCGTCGGCGTCGCCCAGGCCGCTGCCGCCGCGCCGGCCGCCGCCGCCCCCGCCAGCGGCTACGATCCGCTGGCCCTGTTCGCGCCCCTGCAGCTGCCGCAGCCGGCCACCGCCTATCGCAGCGGCGGCGGCGTGCCCGGCCCGCTGTACTGGCAGAACCGCGCCGACTACGACCTGCACGCCAGCATCGATCCGGCCACGCACACGCTCAGCGGCCAGGAGACCATCACCTACAGCAACCGCAGCCCGGACACGCTGGACGTGCTGTGGCTGCAACTGGACCAGAACATCTACCGCGCCGATGCGCGTGCCCGCGGCGTGCGCCCGGCGCGGGCGGAGCGCCCGCCGTCGCCGTCCAGCGACGGCTACCGCATCGCCAAGGTGGAAGTGGAGCAGGGCGGCAAGCGCGTGCCAGTGACTTTCCTGGTCGACGACACGCGCATGCGCGTGGACCTGCCGCAGCCGCTGGCCGGCGGCGGCAAGGCGCTGAAGCTGCATATCGACTACGCCTACACGGTGCCCGGCACCTGGGGCGGGCGCACCGCGATCACCCCGACCGGCGACGGCGACATCTACGAGATCGCGCAGTGGTATCCGCGCATGGCGGTGTACGACGACCAGCGCGGCTGGGACACGCAGCCCTACCTGGGCGCGGAGTTCTACCTGGAATACGGCGACTTCGACTACGCGGTGACGGTGCCGTGGAACTACCTGGTCGCCGGGTCCGGCGAACTGGTCAACCCGGCGCAGGTGCTCACCGCCACGCAACGCCAGCGCCTGGCCCAGGCCGCGGCCAGCGACCGCACCGTGGCGATCCGCAGCGCCGCCGAAATCGGCGATGCGGCCAGCCGGCCGACCGCCAGCGGCACCCAGACCTGGCGCTTCCACATGGCGCATAGCCGCGACGTGGCCTTCGCCGCCTCGCCGGCCTTCGTCTGGGACGCCGCGCGCATCAACCTGCCCGAGGGCAAGCATGCGCTGGCGATGTCGGTGTATCCGCGCGAAGGCGTCGGCGCCGACAAGTGGGACCGCTCCACCGAGTTCGTCAAGGCGTCGATCGAGCATTTCTCGCAGTGGTACCCGTACCCGTGGCCGGCGGCGGTGAACCTGGGCGGCCACGGCGCCGGCATGGAGTATCCCGGCATCGTGTTCGACGACATGCACGACGGCGGCAAGGACCTGTTCTGGATCACCGCGCACGAACTGGGCCACGGCTGGTTCCCGATGATCGTCGGCTCCAACGAGCGCCGCTACGCGTTCATGGACGAGGGCTTCAACACCTTCATCGACGTCTACGCCTCCGATGCGGTCAACCACGGCGAATTCGCGCCCAAGCGCGACAGCGAGTACGCGCCGAAAGGCGGCAACCCGGTCGACGAGATCCTGCCGCTGCTGGCCGATGCGCAGGCGCCGAACCTGCTCGACCGCGCCGACGCCACCAGCGAGACCTACCGGCATCCGCTGACCTACTTCAAGGGTGCGCTGGGCCTGGTGCTGCTGCGCGAACAGATCCTCGGCCCGGCGCGCTTCGATCCGGCGTTCCGCAAGTACATCGCCACCTGGGCGTACAGGCACCCGACCCCGTCGGATTTCTTCCGGCTGATGGAAAGCGAGTCCGGCGAAGACCTGTCGTGGTGGTGGCGCGGCTGGTACCTCAACAACTGGCAGCTGGACATGGGCGTGCGCGCGGCCAGCTATGTCGAGCACGACCCGGCCAAGGGCCTGCTGGTGACCCTGCAGAGCAGGCAGAAGCTGGTGATGCCGGCGACCTTGCGCATCGACTTCGCCGACGGCAGCCACCTCGACCAGCGCGTGCCGGTGGAGACCTGGATCCAGCAGACCCAGCCGCAGATCCGCGTGCCGAGCACGCGCAAGGTGCTGCACGTGACCCTGGACCCCGAGCACAAACTGCCCGACGCCGATCGCGGCGACAACCAGTTCGATGCGGTGAGCTGA
- the ruvX gene encoding Holliday junction resolvase RuvX, whose amino-acid sequence MPEPGAPAADTATAGTIRRDGTVLGFDVGNRRIGVAVGSSFGSGARALAVVDVHAQGPDWPALDRLHAEWRPHGLVVGDPLTLDGADQPNRKRAHAFARELGARYRLPVVLVDERSSSVEAAKRFAVDRAAGRKRRRDAAALDAVAAAVIIERWLAAPDDATPIS is encoded by the coding sequence ATGCCTGAGCCCGGCGCACCCGCTGCGGACACCGCCACTGCCGGCACGATCCGCCGCGACGGCACCGTGCTCGGCTTCGACGTCGGCAACCGCCGCATCGGCGTGGCCGTGGGCAGCAGCTTCGGCAGCGGCGCGCGCGCGCTGGCGGTGGTCGACGTGCATGCGCAGGGGCCGGACTGGCCGGCGCTGGACCGGCTGCATGCCGAGTGGCGCCCGCACGGCCTGGTGGTCGGCGATCCGCTGACCCTCGACGGCGCCGACCAACCCAACCGCAAGCGCGCGCATGCCTTCGCCCGCGAACTCGGCGCACGCTACCGGTTGCCGGTGGTGCTGGTCGACGAGCGTTCCAGTTCGGTCGAGGCGGCCAAGCGTTTCGCCGTGGACCGCGCCGCCGGGCGCAAGCGCCGCCGCGACGCCGCCGCGCTGGACGCGGTCGCCGCCGCGGTGATCATCGAGCGCTGGCTGGCCGCGCCCGACGACGCCACCCCCATTTCCTGA
- a CDS encoding YqgE/AlgH family protein: protein MSALPTPLANQLLIALPALSDPNFARGVALICQHDENGAMGVLVNRASEYTLGEVLEQMGIDTIDATLREQVVLSGGPVHPERGFVIHDGERAWDSSLAFGDGLFLTTSRDVLEAMARGDGPRNAVVALGCAGWGAGQLEYELGENSWLTAPADAELLFELPLERRWQTAAGRIGVDLFRLTDYSGHA from the coding sequence ATGTCCGCTTTGCCTACCCCCCTGGCCAACCAACTGCTGATCGCGCTGCCGGCGCTGTCCGATCCCAACTTCGCGCGCGGCGTGGCCCTGATCTGCCAGCACGACGAGAACGGCGCGATGGGCGTGCTGGTCAACCGCGCCTCCGAATACACGCTCGGCGAAGTGCTCGAGCAGATGGGCATCGACACCATTGACGCCACGCTGCGCGAGCAGGTGGTGCTCAGCGGCGGCCCGGTGCACCCGGAGCGCGGCTTCGTGATCCACGACGGCGAGCGCGCCTGGGATTCGAGCCTGGCGTTCGGCGATGGCCTGTTCCTGACCACCTCGCGCGACGTGCTCGAAGCGATGGCGCGCGGCGACGGCCCGCGCAACGCGGTGGTCGCGCTGGGCTGCGCCGGCTGGGGCGCCGGCCAGCTCGAATACGAGCTGGGCGAGAACAGCTGGCTGACCGCGCCGGCCGATGCCGAACTGCTGTTCGAGCTGCCGCTGGAACGGCGCTGGCAGACCGCGGCCGGCCGCATCGGCGTGGACCTGTTCCGCCTCACCGACTACAGCGGGCATGCCTGA
- a CDS encoding aspartate carbamoyltransferase catalytic subunit → MTDSQLDSNGRLRHLLTLEGLPRATLLQLLDRAGQIRDAAVGRVGKRNVLAGTAVCTLFFEPSTRTRSSFQLAAQRLGADVLNFDASTSSTRKGETARDTLKNLEAMGVRGFVVRHPEDGAVERLAEAAGEGTALINAGDGRSAHPTQGLLDMLTLRHAKGGDFSRLKLVIVGDVKHSRVARSDLHALRTLGAGEVRVCGPQALLPDDGTLDGCVVGDDFDAMLDGVDAVMMLRLQRERMEEGLVSSLEGYHAQYGLTAERLRRAAPGAVVLHPGPINRGVEITDEVADGAQSCILRQVANGVAVRMAVLETLLG, encoded by the coding sequence ATGACTGACTCGCAACTCGATTCGAACGGGCGCCTGCGCCACCTGCTGACCCTGGAAGGCCTGCCGCGCGCGACCTTGCTGCAACTGCTGGACCGCGCCGGGCAGATCCGCGACGCGGCGGTGGGCCGGGTCGGCAAGCGCAACGTGCTGGCCGGCACCGCGGTGTGCACGCTGTTCTTCGAGCCGTCCACGCGCACCCGCAGCTCGTTCCAGCTGGCCGCGCAGCGGCTCGGCGCGGACGTGCTGAACTTCGACGCCTCGACCTCGTCCACGCGCAAGGGCGAGACCGCGCGCGACACGCTGAAGAACCTGGAAGCGATGGGCGTGCGCGGCTTCGTCGTGCGCCATCCCGAGGACGGCGCGGTCGAGCGCCTGGCCGAAGCGGCCGGCGAGGGCACCGCGCTGATCAACGCCGGCGACGGCCGCAGCGCGCATCCCACCCAGGGCCTGCTCGACATGCTGACCCTGCGCCACGCCAAGGGCGGCGACTTCTCCAGGCTCAAGCTGGTCATCGTCGGCGACGTCAAGCACTCGCGCGTGGCGCGCTCGGACCTGCACGCGCTGCGCACGCTCGGCGCCGGCGAAGTGCGCGTGTGCGGGCCGCAGGCGCTGTTGCCCGACGACGGCACCCTGGACGGCTGCGTGGTCGGCGACGACTTCGACGCCATGCTCGACGGCGTGGACGCGGTGATGATGCTGCGCCTGCAGCGCGAGCGCATGGAGGAAGGCCTGGTGTCCTCGCTGGAGGGCTACCACGCGCAGTACGGCCTCACCGCCGAACGCCTGCGCCGCGCCGCGCCGGGCGCGGTGGTGCTGCACCCGGGCCCGATCAACCGCGGCGTGGAGATCACCGACGAGGTCGCCGACGGCGCGCAGTCGTGCATCCTGCGCCAGGTCGCCAACGGCGTGGCGGTGCGCATGGCGGTGCTGGAGACCCTGTTGGGGTGA
- a CDS encoding LodA/GoxA family CTQ-dependent oxidase — MSSSIFRVHPAIGIGRVGDSQEFYLAPVTAAGTRGADGLMGGLPVQPGTEDTPITAEDFRDADGNVKRQAARFRIYAYPSGSSGVYPNGGGVRVDVGSTVDGKTVKDIVWTVHLANKKLNNYSTVSKDGFIGIEAYPPSPQSPLLLRNPDYAGTSDPNDPVRLRQLVIDPGPRAISAAGGAGKLVDFDKPTAASYADASGSIQTVDYPKSFPDDFHQLHEPLGPIDSLGELHVEQDGGLIVAGGFARTVAVVQNGQWPPLNDATENGLWFDDAADGPVNAVLIFGDGTTASVQGAWYVTGDPGYAPQTRNVVSTWDDVYDVWVRQLGLVPSLYAGNGFVASYQPSFSDDIQPIFHAAMLQRWNTNLPSGAVRGHDMIGAITPSDDPTAKIPNLKTLIRDPDSTADIKTGSPMMPLSLGDAAKSFLTVSPTQYFLLGQWHARTYAQGPGPALGPGEALDRITLENCLGGRYSPGIEVSFPIRDVNLYVQDWQAQDCGPFRVRQAPLDYSKATPGTPFLSFGYVPLQTQPVEPGDISKFMSVPWHTDYNSCATHLPDPNPDVNNTLFWSWPAERPFAVYPVSLCTFDPEDLTWSVGQQVYSVRGTGTDTDYPAQAGRFQQYHDFVDHWAKVGFVISGAQIPTESGKSAYPADIFLEVQSLFDIGSDYVAPWPMADIPKYTPPGN; from the coding sequence ATGTCCAGCAGCATTTTTCGAGTGCATCCGGCCATCGGCATCGGCAGGGTCGGCGACAGCCAGGAGTTCTATCTGGCCCCGGTGACCGCGGCCGGCACGCGCGGCGCCGACGGCCTGATGGGCGGCTTGCCGGTACAGCCGGGAACCGAGGACACGCCGATCACCGCGGAGGATTTCCGCGATGCCGACGGCAACGTCAAGCGCCAGGCCGCGCGGTTCCGCATCTATGCCTATCCCAGCGGCAGCTCCGGGGTCTATCCCAACGGCGGCGGCGTGCGCGTGGACGTGGGCAGCACGGTCGACGGCAAGACGGTCAAGGACATCGTCTGGACCGTGCACCTGGCCAACAAGAAGCTCAACAACTATTCGACGGTGAGCAAGGACGGCTTCATCGGCATCGAGGCGTATCCACCCTCGCCGCAGAGCCCGCTGCTGCTGCGCAATCCCGACTACGCAGGCACCAGCGATCCCAACGATCCGGTCCGCCTGCGCCAGCTGGTCATCGACCCCGGCCCGCGCGCGATCAGCGCCGCCGGCGGGGCCGGCAAGCTCGTCGACTTCGACAAGCCCACCGCGGCCAGCTACGCCGATGCGTCCGGCAGCATCCAGACGGTGGACTATCCGAAGAGCTTTCCCGACGATTTCCATCAGTTGCACGAACCGCTCGGTCCGATCGACTCGCTGGGCGAGCTGCACGTGGAGCAGGACGGCGGGCTGATCGTCGCCGGCGGTTTCGCCAGGACGGTGGCGGTGGTGCAGAACGGACAGTGGCCGCCGTTGAACGACGCGACCGAGAACGGCCTGTGGTTCGACGACGCGGCCGACGGCCCGGTCAACGCGGTGCTGATCTTCGGCGACGGCACCACCGCGAGCGTGCAGGGCGCGTGGTACGTCACCGGCGATCCGGGCTATGCGCCGCAGACCCGCAACGTGGTCTCGACCTGGGACGATGTCTACGACGTGTGGGTGCGCCAGCTCGGACTGGTGCCCTCGCTCTACGCCGGCAACGGCTTCGTCGCCAGCTACCAGCCGTCCTTCAGCGACGACATCCAGCCGATCTTCCATGCGGCGATGCTGCAGCGCTGGAATACCAACCTGCCGTCCGGCGCGGTCCGCGGCCACGACATGATCGGCGCGATCACCCCCAGCGACGATCCCACCGCCAAGATTCCCAACCTGAAGACGCTGATCCGCGATCCGGATTCGACGGCCGACATCAAGACCGGCTCGCCGATGATGCCGCTGTCGCTCGGCGACGCGGCTAAGAGCTTCCTGACCGTCAGCCCGACCCAGTATTTCCTGCTCGGCCAATGGCACGCCAGGACCTATGCGCAAGGCCCCGGGCCGGCGCTGGGGCCGGGCGAGGCGCTGGACCGCATCACGCTGGAGAACTGCCTGGGCGGCCGCTACAGCCCGGGCATCGAAGTGTCGTTCCCGATCCGCGACGTCAACCTCTACGTGCAGGACTGGCAGGCGCAGGACTGCGGGCCGTTCCGGGTGCGCCAGGCGCCGCTGGACTACAGCAAGGCGACGCCCGGCACGCCGTTCCTGAGCTTCGGCTACGTGCCGCTGCAAACCCAGCCGGTGGAGCCGGGCGACATCTCCAAGTTCATGTCGGTGCCCTGGCATACCGACTACAACTCCTGTGCCACGCATCTGCCCGATCCCAATCCGGACGTGAACAACACCTTGTTCTGGTCGTGGCCGGCCGAACGGCCGTTCGCGGTGTATCCGGTCTCGCTGTGCACCTTCGATCCGGAGGACCTGACCTGGAGCGTGGGCCAGCAGGTGTATTCGGTCCGCGGTACCGGCACCGATACCGACTACCCGGCGCAGGCCGGGCGTTTCCAGCAGTACCACGATTTCGTGGATCACTGGGCCAAGGTCGGGTTCGTCATCAGCGGCGCGCAGATCCCAACCGAATCCGGCAAGTCCGCCTATCCCGCGGATATCTTCCTGGAAGTGCAGAGCCTCTTCGACATCGGCAGCGACTACGTGGCGCCGTGGCCGATGGCGGACATCCCCAAGTACACGCCGCCCGGCAACTGA
- a CDS encoding DNA-3-methyladenine glycosylase I, protein MSSYCDIAPGHALHGPYHDEEYGFPQRAESDLFERLVLEINQAGLSWELMLKKRAGFRAAYAGFDVDTVAAYGEADVLRLLADPGIVRNRLKVQAAIHNAQVIQGLRASHGGFAAWLDAHHPRDKAEWIKLFKRTFRFTGGEITGEFLMSLGYLRGAHREDCPAFARIARRDPAWMRGT, encoded by the coding sequence ATGAGCAGCTATTGCGACATCGCCCCCGGCCACGCCTTGCACGGCCCCTACCACGACGAGGAATACGGCTTCCCGCAGCGCGCCGAATCCGACCTGTTCGAACGGCTGGTACTGGAGATCAACCAGGCCGGGCTGAGCTGGGAACTGATGCTGAAGAAGCGCGCCGGCTTCCGCGCCGCCTACGCCGGGTTCGACGTGGACACGGTCGCCGCCTACGGCGAGGCCGACGTGCTGCGCCTGCTCGCCGATCCGGGCATCGTCCGCAACCGGCTCAAGGTGCAGGCGGCGATCCACAACGCGCAGGTGATCCAGGGCCTGCGCGCATCGCACGGCGGCTTCGCCGCCTGGCTGGACGCGCACCATCCGCGCGACAAGGCCGAGTGGATCAAGCTGTTCAAGCGCACCTTCCGTTTCACCGGCGGCGAGATCACCGGCGAGTTCCTGATGAGCCTGGGCTACCTGCGCGGCGCGCACCGCGAAGACTGCCCGGCATTCGCGCGCATCGCGCGGCGCGACCCGGCGTGGATGCGCGGCACGTGA